A window of Hippoglossus stenolepis isolate QCI-W04-F060 chromosome 18, HSTE1.2, whole genome shotgun sequence contains these coding sequences:
- the sprn2 gene encoding shadow of prion protein 2 — protein sequence MTVQQKLLSLWVLLLLMAALCPQLADGKRGGIFKGRGKGDGNKPPSSKSQGLSKQGLKLAGAAAAAGILGGTGTGYGLGFLGKPKHHGGRHGHKSSSEKDQRPHRDEGRGRQNQSLWRALVNTATPAHPTNIFLTVGQVASFLVAAWIADI from the coding sequence ATGACTGTCCAGCAGAAGCTCCTCTCCCTGTGGGTTTTGCTGTTGCTTATGGCAGCACTGTGCCCGCAGCTTGCGGACGGTAAGCGAGGAGGCATCTTCAAGGGTCGAGGAAAAGGCGATGGCAATAAACCGCCTTCCTCCAAAAGCCAAGGCCTCTCCAAGCAGGGCCTGAAGTtggcaggagcagcagcagcagccggcaTCCTGGGGGGCACGGGCACCGGGTACGGGCTGGGGTTCCTGGGCAAGCCGAAGCATCATGGGGGTCGTCACGGCCACAAGTCTTCCTCTGAGAAAGATCAGCGGCCTCATCGCGACGAAGGCCGAGGACGTCAGAACCAGTCCCTGTGGAGAGCCTTAGTTAACACGGCCACACCCGCTCACCCGACTAACATCTTTCTCACAGTTGGACAAGTGGCGTCTTTCCTCGTAGCAGCCTGGATAGCAGATATTTAA
- the LOC118125457 gene encoding calsenilin isoform X2, translating into MGLDGMEVIAIAVVVGLFVVVLKQFGIWEPLSLEDSNDGDLELSTVRYQPEGLDQLQAQTKFTRKELQSLYRGFKNECPSGLVDEETFKTIYSQFFPQGDATTYAHFLFNAFDMDRSGSIRFEDFVIGLSVLLRGSVTEKLRWAFNLYDINKDGYVTKEEMLAIMTSIYDMMGRYTLPSVRDDSPFDHVEKFFQKMDRNRDGVVTIDEFIETCQKDESIMASMQLFENVI; encoded by the exons ATGGGACTGGATGGCATGGAAGTAATTGCCATCGCTGTTGTTGTTGGACTGTTTGTTGTCGTGCTCAAACAGTTTGGGATCTGGGAGCCGCTGTCACTGGAAG ACAGCAATGACGGTGACCTTGAGCTCTCCACGGTGCGTTACCAACCGGAGGGTCTTGATCAGCTGCAAGCCCAGACTAAGTTCACCAGGAAGGAGCTGCAGTCGCTTTACAGAGGATTCAAAAAT GAGTGTCCCAGCGGACTCGTGGATGAAGAAACATTCAAGACCATTTACTCACAGTTCTTCCCTCAAGGAG ATGCGACCACATATGCACATTTCTTGTTCAACGCTTTTGACATGGACAGAAGTGGCTCCATCCGCTTTGAA GACTTTGTGATAGGATTGTCTGTGTTGCTCAGAGGCTCCGTCACAGAGAAACTGCGATGGGCGTTTAATCTATACGACATCAATAAGGACGGCTACGTCACTAAGGAG GAGATGTTGGCAATAATGACATCGATTTATGACATGATGGGCAGGTACACTTTACCCAGTGTGCGAGACGATTCCCCCTTTGACCACGTGGAGAAATTCTTCCAG AAAATGGATCGTAACAGAGACGGAGTGGTGACAATAGATGAATTCATAGAAACCTGCCAAAAG GATGAAAGTATAATGGCTTCAATGCAGCTCTTTGAAAACGTCATCTAG
- the LOC118125457 gene encoding calsenilin isoform X1, with amino-acid sequence MQANEKVFDGGLMPDANGKDPNPSGQTEGPKWQKPRLTRKSLMKCCLVKWIIASTTQQGPDDDSNDGDLELSTVRYQPEGLDQLQAQTKFTRKELQSLYRGFKNECPSGLVDEETFKTIYSQFFPQGDATTYAHFLFNAFDMDRSGSIRFEDFVIGLSVLLRGSVTEKLRWAFNLYDINKDGYVTKEEMLAIMTSIYDMMGRYTLPSVRDDSPFDHVEKFFQKMDRNRDGVVTIDEFIETCQKDESIMASMQLFENVI; translated from the exons ATGCAG GCCAATGAGAAGGTGTTTGACGGCGGCCTGATGCCCGACGCCAATGGAAAAGATCCAAACCCGAGCGGACAGACAGAGGGCCCCAAGTGGCAGAAGCCGCGGCTCACGCGTAAATCTCTGATGAAGTGCTGTCTCGTCAAGTGGATCATCGCCAGCACGACACAACAGGGCCCAG ATGAT GACAGCAATGACGGTGACCTTGAGCTCTCCACGGTGCGTTACCAACCGGAGGGTCTTGATCAGCTGCAAGCCCAGACTAAGTTCACCAGGAAGGAGCTGCAGTCGCTTTACAGAGGATTCAAAAAT GAGTGTCCCAGCGGACTCGTGGATGAAGAAACATTCAAGACCATTTACTCACAGTTCTTCCCTCAAGGAG ATGCGACCACATATGCACATTTCTTGTTCAACGCTTTTGACATGGACAGAAGTGGCTCCATCCGCTTTGAA GACTTTGTGATAGGATTGTCTGTGTTGCTCAGAGGCTCCGTCACAGAGAAACTGCGATGGGCGTTTAATCTATACGACATCAATAAGGACGGCTACGTCACTAAGGAG GAGATGTTGGCAATAATGACATCGATTTATGACATGATGGGCAGGTACACTTTACCCAGTGTGCGAGACGATTCCCCCTTTGACCACGTGGAGAAATTCTTCCAG AAAATGGATCGTAACAGAGACGGAGTGGTGACAATAGATGAATTCATAGAAACCTGCCAAAAG GATGAAAGTATAATGGCTTCAATGCAGCTCTTTGAAAACGTCATCTAG
- the trim69 gene encoding E3 ubiquitin-protein ligase TRIM69 isoform X2: MSKNQKEVKKIQTVYLQNLEKLNQGLKPDKKSWKSKEGDFAVQTAMEKLRQPPISGQVTKSSAHRISRDLTCSICLDLFKQPVSLPCDHTFCQGCIEGYWTGPRGPGQGGTGSCPQCRKVYPGQCYRPNRIVANIVESYCHGLDECGSGARLADVAVAERAPAPVPRCSRHREELKLYCEEDQELVCLVCGVSQEHRSHTMVCVQEAELKYRASLNSSMDSLKIELNTALQCDREAEDEVKKLKDHTADLKQRIEAQFSDLHQFLYQEEKLLQVKLKTEERRELIRLDEHKALLCVEISRLQGAVHEIEDKLTEQDPFTLLRSIKVLLQRPALKFEKPAFTPPSLCEGRFAGPLQYRVWKSMKGSLYPVPAAITFNSSTANPWLSLTSSLTCVRYQTFNHTVQDNPYRFNAALSLLGSQGFTHGRHYWEIEVYSSTVWTVGVARESVPRKGVIKALPANGFWTLSLSYGIQYMAGTSPPTVLSLEEPLAKIGVYLDYKRGLVSFYNAESMTHLYTFRENFSETLYPYFNLGFLDKVHENEPLKVFLPKI; encoded by the exons ATGAGCAAGAATCAGAAAGAAGTGAAGAAAATCCAGACAGTGTATCTGCAGAACCTGGAAAAACTCAACCAGGGACTAAAGCCAGACAAGAAGAGTTGGAAGTCAAAGGAAGGAGACTTTGCTGTACAGACAGCGATGGAAAAGCTGCGTCAGCCTCCCATCTCCGGACAAGTCACCAAGAGCTCAGCACACAGAATCAGCAGAGACCTGACCTGCTCCATCTGCTTGGATCTTTTCAAGCAGCCGGTTTCCTTGCCCTGCGATCACACCTTCTGCCAGGGGTGCATCGAGGGCTACTGGACGGGTCCCCGGGGCCCCGGGCAGGGGGGCACAGGCTCCTGCCCTCAGTGCAGGAAGGTGTACCCCGGACAGTGCTACAGGCCCAACCGCATCGTTGCCAACATAGTGGAGAGCTACTGTCATGGTCTGGACGAGTGTGGGAGTGGAGCCCGCCTGGCGGATGTTGCGGTGGCAGAGCGGGCCCCTGCTCCGGTCCCCCGCTGCAGccgacacagagaggagctgaagctgtACTGCGAGGAGGACCAGGAGCtggtgtgtctggtgtgtggaGTCTCCCAGGAGCACAGGAGCCACACCATGGTGTGCGTGCAGGAGGCAGAGCTGAAGTACAGG GCGTCTCTGAACAGCTCCATGGATTCCCTGAAAATTGAGCTCAACACAGCGCTGCAGTGTGACAGAGAAGCTGAGGACGAGGTCAAAAAGCTCAAG GATCACACCGCCGACCTCAAGCAGCGCATCGAGGCCCAGTTCAGCGACCTGCACCAGTTCCTGTaccaggaggagaagctgctgcaggtgaagctgaagACGGAGGAGCGGCGGGAGCTGATCCGCCTGGACGAGCACAAGGCCCTGCTGTGCGTGGAGATCTCCCGTCTGCAGGGGGCCGTGCACGAGATCGAGGACAAGCTGACGGAGCAGGACCCCTTCACTCTGCTGCGA AGCATCAAAGTCTTGCTCCAGAG GCCGGCGCTGAAGTTCGAGAAACCAGCGTTTACGCCGCCCAGTCTGTGCGAGGGTCGGTTTGCGGGGCCCCTGCAGTACAGAGTGTGGAAATCCATGAAAGGAAGCCTCTACCCAG TTCCAGCAGCCATCACATTCAACTCCAGCACGGCCAACCCTTGGCTCAGCTTGacctcctccctcacctgcGTTCGCTACCAGACCTTCAACCACACGGTGCAGGACAACCCCTACAGGTTCAACGCTGCCCTGTCGCTGCTCGGCAGCCAGGGCTTCACCCACGGACGCCACTACTGGGAGATCGAGGTCTACAGCAGCACGGTGTGGACGGTGGGGGTGGCTCGGGAGTCGGTGCCCAGGAAGGGAGTCATCAAAGCTCTACCAGCCAACGGCTTCTggactctctccctctcttatgGGATTCAGTACATGGCAGGCACCTCCCCTCCGACTGTGCTGTCCCTGGAGGAGCCGCTGGCCAAGATCGGGGTGTACCTGGACTACAAGAGGGGCCTGGTGTCCTTCTACAACGCAGAGAGCATGACGCACCTCTACACCTTCAGGGAGAACTTCTCTGAGACGCTCTACCCGTACTTCAACTTAGGCTTCCTGGATAAGGTCCATGAAAACGAGCCTCTCAAAGTTTTCTTACCAAAGATTTAA
- the trim69 gene encoding E3 ubiquitin-protein ligase TRIM69 isoform X1, giving the protein MSKNQKEVKKIQTVYLQNLEKLNQGLKPDKKSWKSKEGDFAVQTAMEKLRQPPISGQVTKSSAHRISRDLTCSICLDLFKQPVSLPCDHTFCQGCIEGYWTGPRGPGQGGTGSCPQCRKVYPGQCYRPNRIVANIVESYCHGLDECGSGARLADVAVAERAPAPVPRCSRHREELKLYCEEDQELVCLVCGVSQEHRSHTMVCVQEAELKYRASLNSSMDSLKIELNTALQCDREAEDEVKKLKDHTADLKQRIEAQFSDLHQFLYQEEKLLQVKLKTEERRELIRLDEHKALLCVEISRLQGAVHEIEDKLTEQDPFTLLRSIKVLLQSRPALKFEKPAFTPPSLCEGRFAGPLQYRVWKSMKGSLYPVPAAITFNSSTANPWLSLTSSLTCVRYQTFNHTVQDNPYRFNAALSLLGSQGFTHGRHYWEIEVYSSTVWTVGVARESVPRKGVIKALPANGFWTLSLSYGIQYMAGTSPPTVLSLEEPLAKIGVYLDYKRGLVSFYNAESMTHLYTFRENFSETLYPYFNLGFLDKVHENEPLKVFLPKI; this is encoded by the exons ATGAGCAAGAATCAGAAAGAAGTGAAGAAAATCCAGACAGTGTATCTGCAGAACCTGGAAAAACTCAACCAGGGACTAAAGCCAGACAAGAAGAGTTGGAAGTCAAAGGAAGGAGACTTTGCTGTACAGACAGCGATGGAAAAGCTGCGTCAGCCTCCCATCTCCGGACAAGTCACCAAGAGCTCAGCACACAGAATCAGCAGAGACCTGACCTGCTCCATCTGCTTGGATCTTTTCAAGCAGCCGGTTTCCTTGCCCTGCGATCACACCTTCTGCCAGGGGTGCATCGAGGGCTACTGGACGGGTCCCCGGGGCCCCGGGCAGGGGGGCACAGGCTCCTGCCCTCAGTGCAGGAAGGTGTACCCCGGACAGTGCTACAGGCCCAACCGCATCGTTGCCAACATAGTGGAGAGCTACTGTCATGGTCTGGACGAGTGTGGGAGTGGAGCCCGCCTGGCGGATGTTGCGGTGGCAGAGCGGGCCCCTGCTCCGGTCCCCCGCTGCAGccgacacagagaggagctgaagctgtACTGCGAGGAGGACCAGGAGCtggtgtgtctggtgtgtggaGTCTCCCAGGAGCACAGGAGCCACACCATGGTGTGCGTGCAGGAGGCAGAGCTGAAGTACAGG GCGTCTCTGAACAGCTCCATGGATTCCCTGAAAATTGAGCTCAACACAGCGCTGCAGTGTGACAGAGAAGCTGAGGACGAGGTCAAAAAGCTCAAG GATCACACCGCCGACCTCAAGCAGCGCATCGAGGCCCAGTTCAGCGACCTGCACCAGTTCCTGTaccaggaggagaagctgctgcaggtgaagctgaagACGGAGGAGCGGCGGGAGCTGATCCGCCTGGACGAGCACAAGGCCCTGCTGTGCGTGGAGATCTCCCGTCTGCAGGGGGCCGTGCACGAGATCGAGGACAAGCTGACGGAGCAGGACCCCTTCACTCTGCTGCGA AGCATCAAAGTCTTGCTCCAGAG CAGGCCGGCGCTGAAGTTCGAGAAACCAGCGTTTACGCCGCCCAGTCTGTGCGAGGGTCGGTTTGCGGGGCCCCTGCAGTACAGAGTGTGGAAATCCATGAAAGGAAGCCTCTACCCAG TTCCAGCAGCCATCACATTCAACTCCAGCACGGCCAACCCTTGGCTCAGCTTGacctcctccctcacctgcGTTCGCTACCAGACCTTCAACCACACGGTGCAGGACAACCCCTACAGGTTCAACGCTGCCCTGTCGCTGCTCGGCAGCCAGGGCTTCACCCACGGACGCCACTACTGGGAGATCGAGGTCTACAGCAGCACGGTGTGGACGGTGGGGGTGGCTCGGGAGTCGGTGCCCAGGAAGGGAGTCATCAAAGCTCTACCAGCCAACGGCTTCTggactctctccctctcttatgGGATTCAGTACATGGCAGGCACCTCCCCTCCGACTGTGCTGTCCCTGGAGGAGCCGCTGGCCAAGATCGGGGTGTACCTGGACTACAAGAGGGGCCTGGTGTCCTTCTACAACGCAGAGAGCATGACGCACCTCTACACCTTCAGGGAGAACTTCTCTGAGACGCTCTACCCGTACTTCAACTTAGGCTTCCTGGATAAGGTCCATGAAAACGAGCCTCTCAAAGTTTTCTTACCAAAGATTTAA